In a single window of the Niabella ginsenosidivorans genome:
- the hisS gene encoding histidine--tRNA ligase yields the protein MTKPSLPQGTRDFDTATVHRRNYIFNTIKNVFELYGFQPLETPAMENLETLMGKYGEEGDKLIFKILNNGLDEPKKIDKTKEGFAKLLEGKSSKDITERALRYDLTIPFARYIAMHYNQLTLPFKRYQLQPVWRADRPQKGRYREFYQCDADVVGSRSLLNELELVAIYATVFKNLNLPVEIRINNRKILAALAARCGGAGKMTDIAIAIDKLDKVGLEKVEEALKERGLTEEQVSLIRQFLEITGTNDEKLAALKTILAGNVTGLEGLNELEYITRQTVANIQAATLVIDPTLARGLNYYTGTIFEVKALNVQMGSIGGGGRYDDLTGLFGVPGVPGVGISFGVDRIYDVLTEINGFPADVYAGTKLLFFNLGVNEAMKAFELMQRLRHRGIAAELYHEAAKFDKQFKYADKKGIPYIAILGTRELETGTIVIKKLQTGEQTQVTFADLENYTF from the coding sequence ATGACAAAACCATCCCTACCACAAGGAACCAGAGATTTTGATACCGCAACCGTACACAGGCGCAATTATATTTTTAATACCATTAAAAATGTTTTTGAATTATACGGCTTTCAGCCACTGGAGACCCCGGCCATGGAAAACCTGGAAACATTAATGGGCAAATATGGTGAAGAAGGCGATAAGCTTATTTTTAAAATACTGAACAACGGGCTTGATGAGCCCAAAAAGATCGATAAAACAAAAGAAGGGTTTGCAAAATTATTAGAAGGAAAATCCAGTAAAGATATTACGGAACGCGCCCTGCGCTATGATTTGACCATTCCTTTTGCAAGATATATAGCCATGCACTATAACCAGCTGACCCTGCCGTTTAAAAGATACCAGCTGCAGCCTGTGTGGCGTGCCGATCGCCCGCAAAAGGGCCGTTACCGGGAGTTTTACCAGTGCGATGCAGATGTGGTTGGAAGCAGATCGCTGTTGAATGAGCTGGAGCTGGTGGCTATTTACGCCACCGTTTTTAAAAACTTAAACCTGCCGGTTGAAATCAGGATCAATAACCGCAAGATACTGGCTGCGTTAGCCGCCCGGTGCGGTGGCGCCGGTAAAATGACCGATATTGCTATTGCAATAGACAAGCTGGACAAGGTTGGCCTGGAAAAAGTAGAGGAAGCATTAAAAGAACGCGGGTTAACGGAAGAGCAGGTGAGTCTCATCCGACAGTTCCTGGAAATTACCGGCACCAATGATGAAAAGCTTGCCGCTTTAAAAACAATCCTTGCCGGCAATGTAACCGGGCTTGAAGGGCTCAATGAGCTGGAATATATCACCCGGCAGACAGTGGCTAATATACAGGCCGCCACATTAGTGATAGACCCTACTCTTGCCCGCGGGCTGAACTATTATACCGGAACTATTTTTGAAGTAAAAGCCCTCAATGTACAAATGGGCAGTATTGGCGGCGGTGGCCGGTACGATGATCTTACCGGTCTGTTTGGTGTGCCGGGGGTTCCGGGCGTGGGCATTTCTTTTGGGGTTGACCGTATTTATGATGTGCTTACCGAGATAAACGGGTTTCCTGCCGATGTTTATGCAGGCACAAAGCTGTTGTTCTTTAACTTGGGGGTCAATGAAGCAATGAAAGCTTTTGAACTGATGCAGCGCCTGAGGCACAGAGGCATTGCAGCAGAATTATATCATGAAGCCGCAAAATTTGACAAACAATTTAAATATGCTGATAAAAAAGGAATTCCCTATATAGCTATTTTGGGCACCCGGGAACTGGAGACAGGAACCATAGTGATTAAAAAATTACAAACCGGGGAGCAAACACAGGTCACCTTTGCTGATTTGGAGAATTATACATTTTAA
- a CDS encoding FtsX-like permease family protein, translating to MAVAFKPIKPLLQTGTSAYSRWFSYIGLGIGVLLLLCSVQMFINIQHLLKEGSIRKDGFDFVSITKNITNETMGQPEKNLFQPQDIEDIKKQPFIAGVSPLLANDFRVQLSAGNIVPFSTDMFLEALDNEFIDTLPSSFQWQEGEQNIPIILSSDFFEIYNIFAPGQGLPQLSKESAMGMPVVITCFGRDNSVNFTGRIVAFSDRVNSVLVPKNFLEWANRTFSNRNRQEASRLFLKLKDVNDPQLIRYLDSKNYVVNKDKTLLGRNKMVLQGIFSGLGIFGLLVVVLALMLFSFYLQLVIARSRESLELLLTLGYSPKWLGKNVSNQFVPVYIFIVLTALLFTQLMQWAFHKFVLFNRPELSTAVSWMVLLLAVLLILMAVVTNARLVKKLLHQLG from the coding sequence GTGGCAGTAGCATTTAAGCCCATAAAGCCTTTATTACAAACCGGTACCAGCGCCTATTCCCGCTGGTTCTCGTATATCGGGCTGGGAATTGGTGTTTTGTTATTGCTGTGCTCCGTGCAGATGTTCATCAATATCCAGCATTTGCTCAAAGAAGGAAGCATCCGCAAAGACGGGTTCGATTTTGTTTCCATTACCAAAAACATCACCAATGAAACAATGGGGCAACCGGAGAAAAATCTTTTTCAGCCGCAGGATATTGAAGACATAAAAAAGCAACCTTTTATTGCAGGGGTTTCTCCACTGCTGGCCAATGATTTCCGTGTTCAACTGAGCGCAGGAAATATTGTTCCCTTCAGCACGGATATGTTTTTGGAAGCGCTGGATAATGAATTTATTGATACGCTTCCCTCCAGCTTTCAATGGCAGGAAGGAGAGCAGAATATTCCCATCATTCTTTCCTCCGATTTTTTTGAAATCTATAATATTTTTGCCCCGGGGCAGGGCCTGCCACAGCTTTCCAAAGAATCTGCAATGGGCATGCCTGTTGTGATCACCTGTTTTGGCAGGGATAATTCAGTAAATTTTACGGGGAGGATCGTTGCTTTCAGTGATCGCGTAAATTCTGTATTGGTTCCTAAAAATTTCCTGGAATGGGCCAACCGGACGTTCAGCAACAGGAACCGGCAGGAGGCCAGCCGTTTATTTCTGAAATTAAAGGATGTGAATGACCCGCAGCTGATCCGCTACCTCGATTCAAAAAATTACGTCGTCAACAAAGACAAAACACTGCTTGGCAGAAATAAAATGGTACTGCAGGGCATCTTTAGCGGACTGGGCATTTTCGGATTGCTGGTAGTTGTATTAGCGTTGATGCTGTTTTCCTTTTACCTGCAGCTGGTTATTGCGCGCAGCAGGGAAAGCCTGGAGCTGTTATTAACACTGGGATATTCCCCCAAATGGCTGGGTAAAAATGTATCAAACCAATTCGTGCCTGTGTATATATTTATTGTATTGACAGCACTCTTGTTTACCCAACTGATGCAATGGGCTTTTCACAAATTTGTACTGTTCAACCGGCCGGAATTGTCAACCGCAGTAAGCTGGATGGTGCTCCTGTTAGCAGTATTGTTAATTCTGATGGCCGTTGTTACCAACGCAAGGCTCGTAAAAAAATTATTGCATCAGCTAGGGTAA
- a CDS encoding DUF4836 family protein has product MTNVKNKSLFILGIFLTVFIAACNKGGKTGLLIPNDAGLAIHVDLATLSSKLSWAEIRQTSWFTEAFNKSKDSLAKQLLNDPEISGIDPKGSLVLFLKRTASNGYVAIEGSLKDAAKFSRMIGETKDHIKVARDGDLNFAEIGDDEKSVIYFNDRLFVFIADASDLQGKVPGRYGNAFGRTEKYSLDSLKTFARNTFRLKGDQLLDSDKRFESLISDKADMHYWVNSGTLYGGMLSGVLSMMKFSTILDGNIGAGKVNFDNGKITMEGRNYYGKEMTDFIKKYSGKTISNETISHLPDGDVLGAFALNFPTQGLLDFIKLLGVDGFANAGLAKLGINPSDISKAVKGEYAFALSDITVSSTPAAITLDSGENISYDKDKTKFDFVFGTAVGDQAGFQKLIDVFNKEVKSQLPKTDSSNSEVKQKLDNKWFVVSNTQPGIDAFLAGNKKPAYAQSFNGHTFGGYINLQKIFRTVIANSKDTSYKKGLELSAAFWKNVTLYSDLKDGEASSKVAINLSDANTNALKQLNRYIDQVYQATPKKSYTEDFPMMEDTTVTPPAPPTVVPSN; this is encoded by the coding sequence ATGACAAACGTGAAAAACAAAAGCCTGTTCATCCTGGGTATTTTCCTTACAGTTTTTATCGCAGCATGTAACAAAGGCGGCAAAACAGGGTTACTGATCCCCAATGATGCAGGCTTAGCCATCCATGTAGATCTGGCCACGCTCTCCTCCAAGCTATCCTGGGCAGAGATCCGGCAAACCTCCTGGTTTACCGAAGCCTTTAACAAATCAAAGGATTCCCTGGCCAAACAGTTATTAAATGATCCGGAAATATCCGGTATTGATCCTAAGGGAAGCCTGGTGCTTTTTTTAAAACGTACAGCCAGCAATGGTTATGTAGCTATTGAAGGGAGTCTGAAAGATGCAGCAAAGTTCTCCAGGATGATCGGGGAAACAAAGGATCATATAAAGGTTGCCAGGGATGGCGACCTGAATTTTGCTGAGATCGGCGATGACGAAAAATCAGTTATTTATTTCAACGACAGGCTTTTTGTTTTCATTGCAGATGCCTCCGACTTACAGGGCAAAGTTCCCGGCAGATATGGGAATGCCTTTGGACGTACAGAAAAATACAGCCTTGACAGTTTAAAAACATTTGCAAGAAATACCTTCCGGCTCAAAGGCGATCAGCTGTTAGACAGCGATAAGCGTTTTGAATCACTCATCAGCGATAAGGCAGATATGCATTACTGGGTAAACAGCGGCACTTTATACGGAGGTATGCTGTCCGGTGTTTTATCAATGATGAAATTCAGCACCATACTGGATGGAAATATTGGTGCCGGTAAGGTCAATTTTGATAATGGTAAAATAACCATGGAGGGCAGAAACTATTATGGTAAGGAAATGACCGATTTTATAAAAAAATATTCGGGCAAAACCATCAGTAATGAAACCATCAGCCATTTACCGGACGGAGACGTGCTGGGCGCGTTTGCCCTGAACTTTCCAACACAGGGCTTACTGGATTTCATAAAATTGCTGGGAGTAGATGGTTTTGCAAATGCAGGTCTTGCCAAATTAGGCATCAATCCTTCTGATATTTCAAAGGCGGTAAAAGGAGAATATGCCTTTGCTTTATCTGATATTACCGTTTCAAGCACACCGGCTGCTATTACATTGGATAGCGGCGAAAATATCTCATACGATAAAGACAAAACAAAATTTGATTTTGTTTTTGGAACAGCGGTTGGTGATCAGGCCGGTTTTCAAAAACTGATTGATGTATTCAATAAAGAAGTAAAAAGCCAGCTGCCCAAAACGGATAGCAGCAACAGTGAGGTAAAACAAAAGCTGGATAATAAATGGTTTGTTGTAAGCAATACCCAACCCGGTATTGACGCCTTTTTGGCGGGTAATAAAAAGCCGGCCTATGCACAATCGTTTAACGGGCATACTTTTGGCGGCTACATCAACCTTCAGAAGATCTTCCGGACTGTTATTGCCAACAGCAAAGATACTTCCTATAAAAAAGGCCTGGAACTATCTGCCGCCTTCTGGAAAAATGTTACCCTGTATTCAGACCTGAAAGATGGCGAAGCAAGCAGCAAAGTAGCAATCAACCTCTCAGATGCCAATACCAATGCATTGAAGCAATTGAATAGGTATATTGACCAGGTGTACCAGGCAACACCAAAAAAATCATACACGGAAGACTTTCCAATGATGGAAGATACAACAGTTACCCCTCCCGCACCGCCAACAGTTGTTCCGTCAAACTAA
- a CDS encoding ATP-binding cassette domain-containing protein translates to MKLEVKDLLPDYFEQERKTTSEIWGKELSFSNGDLVNIVAPSGTGKTSLTHFLYKMRESYTGTILYDGKNLKNCSKEDIAALRKDHVSIILQDMRLFEEQTLLENLEIKRQLNPYHPQERIIEMARALGIDHRLNALAKNCSYGEQQRSVIIRALLQPFDILLMDEPVSHLDDSNSRKAIGLILEEAFKRNAAVIFAELERAAYFPATQLYHL, encoded by the coding sequence ATGAAGCTGGAAGTAAAAGATCTGCTGCCGGACTATTTTGAACAGGAGCGTAAAACCACATCAGAAATATGGGGAAAAGAGCTTTCTTTTTCCAATGGCGACCTGGTAAATATTGTGGCGCCATCCGGTACGGGCAAAACATCTTTAACTCATTTTTTATACAAAATGAGGGAAAGCTATACCGGCACCATTTTGTATGACGGAAAGAACCTGAAAAATTGCAGCAAAGAGGATATAGCCGCATTGCGTAAAGATCATGTAAGCATCATATTACAGGACATGCGGCTTTTTGAGGAGCAGACCCTGCTGGAAAACCTTGAAATCAAGCGGCAGTTAAACCCGTATCATCCGCAGGAGCGGATCATTGAAATGGCCCGGGCACTGGGCATTGACCACCGGCTGAACGCGCTTGCAAAAAACTGTTCGTATGGAGAGCAGCAGCGTTCTGTTATTATAAGAGCGCTGTTACAGCCTTTTGATATATTACTGATGGATGAACCGGTAAGCCATCTGGACGACAGTAATTCCAGAAAAGCCATCGGGCTGATTTTGGAAGAAGCCTTCAAAAGGAACGCGGCCGTTATTTTTGCAGAACTGGAAAGGGCCGCGTATTTTCCGGCAACACAGTTATATCACCTATAA